The proteins below are encoded in one region of Citrobacter enshiensis:
- a CDS encoding YfiM family lipoprotein yields MRFFILIAVLLLTGCSHMANDRWSGQDKAQHFIASAMLSAAGNEYAQHQGMSRDRSAAFGLMFSIGLGASKEWWDSRPEGSGWSWKDFVWDIAGATTGYAVWQMAHN; encoded by the coding sequence GTGCGCTTCTTTATCCTTATTGCTGTTCTGCTTCTTACCGGCTGTAGCCATATGGCGAATGACCGCTGGAGCGGGCAGGATAAAGCGCAACATTTTATCGCTTCAGCTATGCTCTCAGCCGCAGGAAATGAATATGCTCAACACCAGGGAATGAGCCGCGATCGCAGTGCTGCATTCGGTTTGATGTTTTCTATTGGCCTTGGCGCATCAAAAGAATGGTGGGACAGCCGCCCCGAAGGGAGCGGCTGGAGCTGGAAAGATTTTGTCTGGGATATTGCAGGCGCAACCACAGGTTACGCCGTCTGGCAAATGGCCCACAACTAA
- the pssA gene encoding CDP-diacylglycerol--serine O-phosphatidyltransferase, producing the protein MLSKFKRNKHQQHLAQLPKISQSVDDVDFFYAPANFRETLLEKIASATRRICIIALYLEQDDGGKGILDALYAAKRQRPELDVRVLVDWHRAQRGRIGAAASNTNADWYCRMAQENPGIEIPVYGVPVNTREALGVLHFKGFIIDDSVIYSGASLNDVYLHQHDKYRYDRYQLIRNAQMVDIMYEWVTQNLMNGRGVNRLDDMHRPKSPEIKNDIRLFRQELRDASYHFQGDADNEQLSVTPLVGLGKSSLLNKTIFHLMPCTEHKLTICTPYFNLPAVLVRSIIQLLRDGKKVEIIVGDKTANDFFIPENEPFKIIGALPYLYEINLRRFLSRLQYYVNTDQLVVRLWKDDDNTYHLKGMWVDDKWMLITGNNLNPRAWRLDLENAILIHDPKQELAPQREKELELIRTHTTIVKHYRDLQSIADYPVKVRKLIRRLRRIRIDKLISRIL; encoded by the coding sequence ATGTTGTCAAAATTTAAGCGTAATAAACATCAACAACACCTTGCCCAACTACCTAAGATTTCTCAGTCAGTTGATGATGTAGATTTCTTTTATGCTCCCGCTAATTTCAGGGAGACTCTGCTGGAGAAAATAGCCAGCGCGACACGACGTATTTGCATTATTGCCCTGTATCTTGAACAGGATGATGGCGGCAAGGGCATACTCGACGCGCTTTATGCGGCTAAACGGCAGCGTCCTGAGCTGGATGTCCGGGTGCTTGTCGACTGGCATCGTGCGCAGCGTGGGCGTATTGGCGCAGCAGCGTCCAACACCAACGCTGACTGGTATTGCCGAATGGCGCAAGAAAATCCCGGTATCGAGATTCCGGTCTACGGCGTACCGGTTAACACGCGTGAAGCACTTGGCGTCCTGCATTTTAAAGGCTTTATTATCGATGACAGCGTCATCTATAGCGGCGCCAGCCTGAACGATGTTTATCTGCATCAACATGATAAATACCGTTACGACCGTTATCAGCTCATTCGCAATGCGCAAATGGTGGACATCATGTATGAGTGGGTCACTCAGAATTTGATGAACGGCCGTGGCGTGAACCGTCTGGATGATATGCATCGTCCGAAAAGCCCTGAGATTAAAAATGACATCCGTTTGTTCCGCCAGGAGCTACGCGATGCGTCATACCATTTCCAGGGAGATGCCGATAACGAACAGCTGTCCGTGACGCCACTGGTCGGATTAGGAAAATCCAGTCTGCTGAACAAGACGATTTTCCATCTTATGCCGTGCACGGAGCACAAGCTCACTATTTGTACGCCTTATTTCAACCTGCCTGCAGTTCTGGTGCGCAGCATTATTCAGTTACTGCGTGATGGCAAAAAGGTCGAGATCATTGTCGGTGATAAAACGGCGAACGACTTTTTCATCCCCGAGAATGAACCGTTCAAAATCATCGGCGCGCTTCCTTATCTTTACGAGATTAACCTGCGTCGCTTCCTGAGCCGCCTGCAGTATTACGTTAATACCGATCAACTCGTTGTGCGCCTGTGGAAGGATGACGACAATACCTATCATCTGAAAGGGATGTGGGTCGATGACAAATGGATGCTCATCACCGGTAACAACCTGAATCCTCGGGCCTGGCGTCTGGATCTTGAAAACGCGATTTTGATCCACGATCCAAAACAGGAGTTAGCACCTCAGCGTGAGAAAGAGCTGGAGCTTATCCGCACGCATACCACGATTGTTAAGCATTATCGCGACCTGCAGAGTATTGCTGACTACCCCGTTAAAGTCCGCAAGCTGATCCGTCGACTACGCCGCATTCGAATCGACAAATTAATTAGCCGTATTCTGTAA
- a CDS encoding bifunctional acetate--CoA ligase family protein/GNAT family N-acetyltransferase: protein MSQRGLEALLRPKSIAVIGASMKPHRAGYLMMRNLLAGGFNGPVLPVTPTWKAVLGVLAWPDIASLPFTPDLAVLCTNASRNLALLEALGEKGCKTCIILSAPASQHAELQSCARRFNMRLLGPNSLGLLAPWQGLNASFSPVPIKRGKLAFISQSAAVSNTILDWAQQREMGFSYFIALGDSLDIDVDELLDYLARDSKTSAILLYLEHLSDARRFVSAARSASRNKPILVIKSGRSPAAQRLLNTSAGMDPAWDAAIQRAGLLRVRDTHELFSAVETLSHMRPLRGDRLMIISNGAAPAALALDELWSRNGKLATLSEETCSKLREALPDHVNIANPLNLCDDASSDHFVKTVDILLASQDFDALMVIHSPSAVAPGTENAHALIEAVKHHPRGKYVSLLTNWCGEFSSQEARKLFSEAGLPTYRTPEGTITAFMHMVEYRRNQKQLRETPALPTNLTSNTTEAHKLLQQAIDDGATSLDTHEVQPILQAYGLQTLPTWIASDSAEAVHIAEQIGYPVALKLRSPDIPHKSEVQGVMLYLRTANEVQQAANAIFDRVKMAWPQARIHGLLVQSMANRAGAQELRVVVEHDPVFGPLIMLGEGGMEWRPEEQAVVALPPLNMNLARYLVIQGIKNKKIRGRSALRPLDVAGLSQLLVQVSNLIVDCPEIQRLDIHPLLASADEFTALDVTLDIAPFEGDNESRLAVRPYPQHLEEWVEMKNGERCLFRPILPEDEPQLQQFISQVTKEDLYYRYFSEINEFTHEDLANMTQIDYDREMAFVAVRRHDRTEEILGVTRAISDPDNIDAEFAVLVRSDLKGLGLGRRLMEKLIAYTRDHGLRRLNGITMPNNRGMVALARKLGFEVDIQLEDGIVGLTLNLAQYEES from the coding sequence ATGAGTCAGCGTGGTCTGGAAGCGCTACTGCGACCAAAATCTATTGCGGTGATTGGCGCGTCAATGAAGCCCCACCGGGCGGGCTATCTGATGATGCGTAACCTGCTGGCCGGAGGCTTCAACGGTCCCGTCCTGCCGGTGACGCCCACCTGGAAGGCGGTTTTAGGCGTTCTTGCCTGGCCCGATATTGCCAGCCTGCCTTTTACGCCCGATCTCGCGGTCCTTTGTACCAATGCCAGCCGCAATCTTGCTCTACTGGAGGCGCTGGGAGAGAAAGGGTGCAAAACCTGCATTATTTTGTCGGCTCCAGCGTCTCAGCATGCTGAGCTTCAGTCCTGCGCCCGACGTTTCAACATGCGGCTTCTTGGCCCGAATAGTCTGGGATTACTGGCCCCCTGGCAGGGCCTGAACGCCAGTTTCTCGCCTGTGCCGATTAAGCGCGGCAAGCTCGCGTTTATTTCGCAGTCAGCGGCAGTCTCCAATACCATTCTGGACTGGGCGCAGCAGCGGGAAATGGGCTTTTCCTACTTTATCGCGCTAGGCGACAGTCTGGATATTGATGTTGATGAATTGCTGGACTACCTTGCGCGAGACAGCAAGACCAGCGCAATCCTGCTTTACCTTGAACATTTAAGCGATGCCCGGCGCTTTGTTTCTGCCGCCCGTAGCGCGTCGCGTAATAAACCGATTCTGGTCATTAAAAGTGGCCGTAGTCCGGCAGCTCAGCGTTTACTCAACACCAGCGCGGGAATGGACCCCGCATGGGATGCCGCGATTCAGCGTGCGGGGTTGTTGCGCGTCCGGGATACCCACGAACTCTTCTCTGCGGTCGAAACCTTAAGCCACATGCGCCCACTGCGCGGTGACAGGCTGATGATCATCAGTAATGGCGCAGCCCCTGCCGCCCTGGCGCTGGATGAGCTTTGGTCACGTAATGGCAAATTAGCCACGTTGAGCGAAGAGACATGCAGCAAACTGAGAGAAGCGCTGCCTGACCACGTCAACATCGCTAACCCATTGAATCTGTGTGATGACGCCAGCAGCGATCATTTTGTCAAAACGGTGGACATTTTGCTGGCCAGCCAGGATTTCGATGCATTGATGGTGATCCACTCCCCCAGCGCCGTCGCCCCGGGAACCGAAAACGCTCACGCGCTGATTGAAGCGGTGAAGCATCATCCCAGAGGGAAATACGTTTCGTTGCTGACCAACTGGTGTGGCGAATTCTCCTCTCAGGAAGCTCGCAAATTGTTCAGCGAAGCGGGACTGCCCACCTATCGTACGCCGGAAGGCACGATTACGGCCTTTATGCACATGGTCGAATACCGCCGGAACCAGAAGCAACTGCGGGAAACGCCAGCACTACCGACAAACCTGACGTCAAATACGACAGAGGCGCACAAGCTACTGCAGCAGGCCATTGATGACGGTGCAACGTCACTGGATACCCATGAAGTTCAGCCTATTCTGCAGGCCTACGGCTTGCAGACGTTGCCGACCTGGATTGCCAGTGACAGTGCGGAAGCCGTGCATATCGCGGAACAAATTGGCTATCCGGTTGCGTTAAAACTGCGCTCTCCGGATATTCCGCATAAGTCTGAAGTTCAGGGGGTAATGCTGTACCTGCGTACGGCAAATGAAGTTCAGCAGGCCGCCAATGCCATATTTGATCGTGTAAAAATGGCCTGGCCGCAGGCGCGGATCCACGGACTGTTGGTACAAAGCATGGCCAACCGTGCGGGTGCGCAAGAGTTGCGTGTGGTGGTGGAACACGATCCGGTATTTGGTCCTCTGATTATGCTTGGCGAAGGTGGCATGGAGTGGCGTCCTGAAGAGCAGGCTGTCGTTGCGCTGCCGCCGCTAAACATGAATCTGGCACGCTATTTAGTGATTCAGGGAATAAAAAATAAAAAAATCCGCGGTCGGAGCGCGCTACGTCCGCTGGATGTCGCAGGTTTAAGTCAGTTGCTGGTGCAGGTGTCGAACCTGATCGTCGATTGCCCGGAAATTCAGCGTCTGGATATCCATCCGTTGCTCGCATCCGCTGACGAATTCACGGCGCTTGATGTGACGCTGGATATCGCCCCTTTCGAAGGTGATAACGAAAGCCGGCTTGCTGTACGTCCTTATCCGCAACATCTCGAAGAGTGGGTGGAGATGAAAAATGGCGAACGTTGCCTGTTCCGCCCTATTCTCCCTGAGGATGAACCGCAGCTTCAGCAGTTCATTTCCCAGGTCACAAAAGAAGATCTTTATTATCGTTATTTTAGCGAGATCAACGAATTCACCCATGAAGATTTAGCCAACATGACGCAGATCGACTACGATCGGGAAATGGCATTTGTCGCCGTACGTCGTCATGATCGCACTGAGGAGATCCTCGGCGTTACGCGCGCGATCTCCGACCCGGATAATATCGATGCTGAGTTTGCTGTACTGGTGCGCTCAGATCTCAAGGGATTAGGTTTGGGTCGTCGATTAATGGAAAAATTGATTGCTTATACTCGGGATCACGGACTGAGACGCCTCAATGGTATTACGATGCCAAACAATCGCGGCATGGTGGCACTGGCCAGAAAGCTCGGGTTTGAGGTTGATATCCAGCTCGAAGACGGGATTGTTGGGCTAACGCTTAATCTTGCCCAATATGAGGAATCGTGA